One Methylobacterium sp. NMS14P DNA window includes the following coding sequences:
- a CDS encoding VOC family protein: MAKPTSNRPQVGPDRVLAEAPYRIGAVTLAVRDLDRLTRFYRDLLGLDIRSEADSAVRLGTGDATLLVLRHSPNARPRQPREAGLFHTAFLLPGRGDLGAWLRHAEEHGVALTGGADHLVSEAVYLDDPEGNGIEIYVDRPASAWQRAPDGTVVMRNERLDRAGLVAAATGPWSEMPAAARVGHIHLQVGDLDAAERFYASLLGFDVMCRYPGALFLGSGGYHHQLAGNVWNSRGAAVRSEGLTGLAEVALLVDGPTLASTRDRLREADVVLDEDGGALVVRDPWSIPVRLVPAT, from the coding sequence ATGGCGAAGCCAACTTCGAACCGGCCCCAGGTCGGACCGGACCGCGTCCTGGCCGAGGCGCCGTACCGGATCGGTGCGGTGACCCTCGCCGTGCGCGACCTCGATAGGCTCACGCGGTTCTACCGGGACCTCCTCGGGCTCGACATCCGCTCGGAAGCCGACAGTGCCGTGCGGCTCGGGACGGGCGACGCGACGCTCCTCGTCCTTCGGCACAGCCCGAATGCGCGGCCACGGCAGCCCCGAGAGGCCGGCCTGTTCCACACGGCGTTCCTGCTGCCCGGCCGGGGCGACCTCGGTGCCTGGCTCCGGCACGCGGAGGAACACGGCGTCGCGCTCACGGGCGGCGCCGACCACCTCGTGAGCGAGGCCGTCTACCTCGACGATCCGGAGGGCAACGGCATCGAGATCTACGTCGACCGGCCCGCCTCCGCGTGGCAGCGGGCCCCGGACGGCACGGTCGTGATGCGCAACGAGCGGCTCGACCGTGCCGGCCTCGTCGCTGCCGCGACAGGTCCCTGGTCGGAGATGCCGGCCGCTGCCCGCGTCGGGCACATCCATCTCCAGGTGGGCGATCTGGATGCGGCGGAGCGCTTCTACGCGAGCCTGCTCGGCTTCGACGTGATGTGCCGCTATCCCGGTGCCCTGTTCCTCGGCTCCGGCGGCTACCACCACCAGCTGGCCGGCAACGTCTGGAACAGCCGCGGTGCGGCCGTCCGATCCGAGGGGCTGACGGGCCTCGCCGAGGTGGCCCTGCTGGTCGATGGACCGACCCTGGCATCGACGAGAGACCGCCTGCGCGAGGCCGACGTGGTCCTCGACGAGGACGGCGGCGCGCTCGTCGTCCGGGATCCCTGGAGCATCCCCGTGCGGCTCGTGCCCGCGACTTGA
- a CDS encoding efflux RND transporter periplasmic adaptor subunit: MPRLLALSFRLLVTLGMVAAAIVVGLALWDYYMEAPWTRDGRVRADVVAVAPDVSGLVTEVLVADNQVVKRGDVLFRIDPERFDLALRQAEAMVEGKQATAERAAADYVRYQKLSDAAASQQRVEAARATDLEAKAAYGQAVADRDLARLNLERSAVKASVNGRITNMELRPGTYVSTGRGVMALIDSDTLRVEGYFEETKLPRIRVGDRASVRLMGENAALTGHVESFAGGIEDRERTAGSNLLASVNPTFAWVRLAQRIPVRIRLDGVPDETRLVSGRTATVAVEPGGERPHFSLFGTWRGAPEPAAREARPR, from the coding sequence ATGCCCCGGCTGCTCGCCCTCTCGTTCCGCCTCCTCGTCACCCTCGGGATGGTCGCCGCCGCGATCGTCGTCGGGCTGGCGCTGTGGGACTACTACATGGAGGCGCCCTGGACCCGGGACGGGCGGGTGCGGGCCGACGTGGTGGCGGTGGCGCCCGACGTGTCCGGCCTCGTCACCGAGGTTCTCGTCGCGGACAACCAGGTGGTGAAGCGGGGCGACGTGCTGTTCCGCATCGACCCCGAGCGCTTCGACCTGGCCCTGCGCCAGGCCGAGGCGATGGTCGAGGGCAAGCAGGCGACCGCCGAGCGGGCCGCCGCCGACTACGTCCGCTACCAGAAGCTCAGCGACGCCGCCGCGTCCCAGCAGAGGGTCGAGGCGGCCCGGGCGACCGACCTGGAAGCCAAGGCGGCCTACGGACAGGCGGTGGCCGACCGCGACCTCGCCAGGCTCAACCTCGAACGCTCCGCGGTGAAGGCCTCGGTCAACGGCCGCATCACCAACATGGAGTTGCGTCCCGGCACCTACGTCTCCACCGGGCGCGGCGTGATGGCGCTCATCGACAGCGACACGCTGCGCGTCGAGGGATACTTCGAGGAGACGAAGCTCCCGCGCATCCGCGTGGGCGACAGGGCCAGCGTCCGCCTGATGGGCGAGAATGCCGCGCTGACCGGTCACGTGGAGAGCTTCGCGGGCGGCATCGAGGATCGCGAGCGCACGGCCGGCTCGAACCTGCTGGCCAGCGTCAACCCGACCTTCGCCTGGGTCCGGCTGGCCCAGCGCATCCCGGTGCGGATCAGGCTGGACGGCGTTCCCGACGAGACCCGCCTGGTCTCGGGCCGCACCGCGACGGTCGCGGTCGAACCCGGGGGCGAGAGGCCGCATTTCAGCCTGTTCGGGACCTGGCGCGGGGCGCCGGAGCCCGCCGCCCGGGAGGCGAGGCCCCGCTGA